The Chryseolinea soli genome contains a region encoding:
- the rpmF gene encoding 50S ribosomal protein L32, producing the protein MPNPKRKLSKTRRDKRRTHYKATAKQLAVCPTTGEHHLPHRAFWLEGKLYYNGKVVMEKEVLA; encoded by the coding sequence ATGCCGAATCCCAAGCGAAAACTCTCGAAAACCCGTAGAGATAAAAGAAGAACACACTATAAGGCTACTGCGAAGCAATTGGCCGTGTGCCCTACTACAGGCGAACACCACCTGCCCCACAGAGCTTTCTGGCTCGAAGGCAAGCTTTACTATAACGGTAAGGTGGTTATGGAAAAAGAAGTTCTGGCATAA
- a CDS encoding YceD family protein produces the protein MFKHETFLEAEFKIKGIAKLVCDRSLEPFDYPIENVHKVMFKYGDADEEITDEIMIIHRDTATLELGQLMYEFISLAVPLKKLHPKFQDEADDDDSEGKIVYSSGGDPEDGKSNDKDDDDIDPRWNILKNLQ, from the coding sequence TTGTTTAAACACGAAACCTTCCTCGAAGCCGAGTTCAAGATCAAAGGAATTGCCAAACTGGTCTGCGACCGCAGCCTGGAACCCTTTGATTATCCGATCGAGAACGTGCACAAGGTCATGTTCAAGTACGGGGACGCCGACGAAGAAATTACGGATGAGATCATGATCATCCACCGGGACACGGCCACCCTGGAACTGGGACAATTGATGTACGAGTTCATCAGCCTGGCCGTTCCGCTGAAAAAGCTTCATCCTAAATTTCAGGACGAAGCCGACGATGACGACTCGGAAGGAAAGATTGTGTATTCGTCCGGTGGCGACCCGGAAGATGGCAAGAGCAACGACAAAGATGACGATGATATAGATCCTCGTTGGAATATTTTGAAGAATTTACAATAA